Proteins from a single region of Urocitellus parryii isolate mUroPar1 chromosome 4, mUroPar1.hap1, whole genome shotgun sequence:
- the Lmntd2 gene encoding lamin tail domain-containing protein 2, with protein MAPESGQQSEEKQEPRTPADGKPVSSDLGLPTGTPTDTVVPPCPQNTKTHSTWLASVHLQLAPEALDPRTLRLLWEQRELEIQALRWAIRNGPHARHCHILQEVSGLPSERSFHSPDKFLQEQVEKLTQELKAQKEQAQLEKEHLEEQLMQTVSMLQQLEAQLQAFQKSCLLQLACSSWVGPVLRSQTGSVEVVTAETLRDFSDFSENEAPTAGEGFRLEDMDWHSIALRYPSLFSDSSTKQKQPQQSPSLERGGSDSSVEHLEKHPKNLEWSSLPCMATSSSGGAGSDSSSCQPVVPSGVQKASGYPPQTEDLASSEQIPTMAWSFGGDSEDLLKTHSQPPSKTPKDPCTAPDHRRISHQLSPTGCCLKIVAVSPREKFVRILNESLEQTVDLDGFLLQQLERGFPVCLYRFPPGTLLAPQHHITVWGQGTSSTKKQLPLSLGQDAGLFHSSLGCLTLLLNPEGQVLSEHQTPHRVTSGSRIFTDNTDWSIDRFPLSKARPCPGTSGPQSRPQPPGKSRVRETGARRRRPGMRDILPLLSTCRPFHLPEVPTRPEDSHSETLELLPPIIPEAGLCPQDCPTRKECKVRVCRKNVDRSCPMVTLSVQSTAESRYGFRFLSCPPITVDTCRRV; from the exons ATGGCCCCGGAGTCTGGCCAGCAATCTGAAGAAAAGCAGGAGCCACGAACCCCAGCAGATGGAAAGCCAGTCAGCAGTGATTTGGGGCTTCCAACTGGCACACCTACAGACACAGTGGTTCCCCCATGCCCCCAGAACACCAAGACCCACTCCACATGGTTGGCCTCTGTCCACCTGCA GTTAGCCCCCGAAGCACTGGACCCCCGCACCTTGCGGCTGCTGTGGGAGCAGCGAGAACTAGAGATCCAAGCGCTTAGGTGGGCCATCCGAAATGGGCCACATGCCCGACACTGTCACATCCTGCAGGAGGTGTCAGGACTTCCATCTGAGAG GAGCTTCCACAGTCCAGACAAGTTTCTACAGGAACAGGTGGAGAAGCTGACCCAGGAGCTGAAAGCACAGAAGGAACAGGCCCAGCTG GAGAAGGAGCACTTAGAGGAGCAGCTGATGCAGACTGTCAGCATGCTGCAGCAACTAGAAGCCCAGCTGCAGGCCTTCCAGAAGTCCTGCCTCCTGCAGTTGGCCTGCTCCTCCTGGGTGGGTCCTGTACTCCGGTCCCAAACTGGCAGTGTGGAG GTGGTTACTGCAGAGACTTTAAGGGATTTCAGTGACTTCTCTGAGAATGAGGCTCCCACTGCTGGAGAG GGTTTCCGGTTGGAGGATATGGACTGGCACAGCATCGCCCTCCGGTACCCCAGTCTCTTCAGTGATTCCAGCACAAAGCAGAA GCAGCCCCAGCAGTCCCCATCACTGGAAAGAGGGGGCTCAGATTCCTCTGTCGAGCACCTGGAGAAACATCCCAAGAACCTGGAGTGGAGCTCCCTGCCCTGCATGGCCACCAGCAGCTCCGGAGGTGCTGGCTCTGACTCCAGCAGCTGCCAGCCAGTCGTGCCTTCTGGAGTGCAGAAGGCCTCAGGGTACCCGCCCCAGACAGAAGATTTGGCATCTTCAGAGCAGATCCCCACAATGGCTTGGAGCTTTGGCGGAGATTCGGAAG ATCTCCTGAAAACCCACTCACAACCGCCCAGCAAGACTCCCAAGGATCCCTGCACAGCCCCTGACCACCGGCGCATCAGTCACCAGCTGAG CCCCACTGGCTGCTGCCTGAAGATCGTGGCAGTCAGCCCACGAGAGAAGTTCGTCCGCATCCTTAATGAGTCGCTGGAACAGACAGTGGACCTGGACGGCTTCTTGCTGCAGCAGCTGGAGCGCGGCTTCCCGGTGTGCCTGTACCGCTTCCCGCCGGGCACACTGCTGGCGCCGCAGCACCACATCACG GTGTGGGGCCAGGGGACCAGCAGCACCAAGAAGCAGCTGCCCTTGTCCTTGGGCCAGGACGCTGGCCTGTTCCACTCCAGCCTGGGCTGCTTGACGCTCCTCCTGAATCCCGAGGGCCAG GTCCTCAGTGAGCACCAGACTCCACACCGTGTGACTTCAGGCTCAAGGATCTTCACTGACAACACTGACTGGTCCATTGACCGCTTCCCACTCTCGAAGGCCCGGCCTTGCCCCGGCACAAGTGGACCCCAGAGCCGGCCCCAACCCCCGGGGAAAAGCCGGGTGCGGGAGACCGGCGCCCGGCGGCGGAGGCCTGG GATGCGGGATATCTTGCCACTCCTAAGCACCTGTCGGCCTTTCCACCTGCCAGAGGTGCCCACGAGGCCAGAGGACAGCCACTCTGAGACTCTGGAGCTCCTGCCTCCCATTATCCCTG AGGCTGGGCTGTGTCCCCAGGACTGCCCCACCAGGAAGGAGTGCAAGGTCCGG GTGTGCCGGAAAAATGTGGACCGAAGCTGCCCCATGGTGACCCTCTCAGTGCAGAGCACAGCTGAGAGTAGATATGGCTTCCGT
- the Rassf7 gene encoding ras association domain-containing protein 7, producing MFFGLAAMELKVWVDGIQRVVCGVSEQTTCQEVVIALAQAIGQTGRFVLVQRLREKERQLLPQECPVGAQATCGQFASDVQFVLRRTGPSLAERPSSDSCPPPERCPVRASLPPKPRTTPGREPHKALTFGPGCPRLAPRPSSPEPAVPVAPTSGCFTDLQGLELRVQRNAEELGHEAFWEQELRREQAREREGQARLQALSAATAEHAAQLQALDAQARALEVELRLAAEAPGPPLATASATERLRQDLAIQERQSVEVQGSLALVSRALEAAEHALQAQAQELEELNRELRQCNLQQFIQQTGAALPLPPDRGPSGTQNLLCPTREEHLQGAAQGPVLVPSLSPEVVPMRQSSWR from the exons ATGTTCTTCGGGCTAGCAGCCATGGAACTGAAGGTGTGGGTGGATGGCATCCAGAGGGTGGTCTGTGGGGTCTCAGAACAGACCACCTGCCAGGAAGTGGTCATCGCACTAGCCCAAGCAATTG gCCAGACAGGCCGCTTTGTGCTTGTGCAGCGGCTTAGGGAGAAGGAACGGCAGCTGCTGCCACAGGAGTGTCCAGTGGGTGCCCAGGCCACCTGTGGACAATTTGCCAGCGATGTCCAGTTTGTTCTGAGGAGGACAGGGCCCAGCCTGGCTGAGAGGCCCTCCTCAGACAGCTGTCCACCCCCAGAGCGATGCCCAGTTCGTGCCAGCCTCCCCCCAAAGCCACGGACAACACCAGGTCGTGAACCCCACAAAGCACTAACCTTTGGCCCGGGGTGCCCCAGACTGGCCCCTCGTCCTTCGTCCCCTGAGCCTGCAGTCCCTGTAGCACCCACATCAGGCTGCTTCACAGACCTTCAGGGCCTGGAGCTCAGGGTACAGAGGAATGCTGAAGAGCTGGGCCATGAAGCCTTCTGGGAGCAGGAGCTGCGGAGGGAACAAGCCCGGGAACGAGAGGGCCAGGCTCGCCTTCAGGCACTGAGTGCAGCCACTGCTGAGCATGCTGCCCAGCTACAGGCTCTGGATGCTCAGGCCCGTGCCCTGGAGGTTGAGCTGCGGTTGGCTGCAGAGGCCCCTGGGCCCCCATTGGCCACAGCATCTGCAACTGAACGCCTGCGCCAGGACCTGGCCATTCAGGAACGGCAGAGTGTGGAGGTGCAGGGCAGCCTGGCCCTGGTGAGCCGTGCTTTGGAGGCTGCGGAGCATGCTCTGCAG gcccaggcccaggagctggaggagcTGAACCGGGAGCTCCGGCAGTGTAACCTGCAGCAGTTCATCCAGCAGACGGGGGCTGCACTGCCACTACCCCCAGATAGAGGTCCCTCTGGCACACAG AATCTTCTGTGTCCAACCAGAGAGGAGCACCTCCAGGGAGCAGCCCAGGGCCCTGTCCTAGTGCCCAGCCTGAGTCCTGAGG TTGTCCCCATGAGACAGAGTTCCTGGAGGTAA